The sequence CGAGGATGCGATTGCGACAGTACTCGTTGATGTTCATGCCGCGGACGTACTCCATCACGAAGAACGGACGGCCATCCTCGGTGCTGCCGCCATCGATGATGCGGGCAATGTTCTGGTGCGTCATCAGCGCCAGCGCCTGGCGCTCTGCTTCGAAACGCGCGATCACCTCGCGAGTGTCCATGCCTGGCTTGATCACCTTCACGGCGACGCGTCGCCGGACCGGTTCGGTCTGCTCGGCGATATAGACGACGCCCATGCCGCCCTCGCCGATCCGTTCCAGGATGCGGTACTTGTCGATGCGCTCGGGATCAGGGATGTCCACCGGTGGTGGAACGAAGACGCTATTGTGCCGGGTCGCCTCTTCATGCGCGCTCAGCAGTTTCATGACGCGGGCATACAGGGCGTTGTCACCGCCGCACAATTCGTTCAGCAGTGCGTCACGTTCATCGGGGTTGGCTTCCAGGCAGCGATTGAAGATTTCCTGCTCGCTGCTCATCGGCGACTCACTCATTCGCCATGTACTCGAAAAGCCAGGCGCGGGCGTAGGTCCAGTCGCGCTTCACCGAGGCGGGAGAGATGTCGAGGACCTCGGCTGTTTCCTCGATCGACAACCCGGTGAAATACCGCAGCATGACCGTTTCGCGCAGCCGCGGATTCTGTTCGGCCAGCGCGTTCAGTGCTTCATCGAGTTCCAGCAGGTTGATGCTGTCCTGGCCGCCCGGAATCTCCAGCCCTTCGAGCGTGACGCGCTCGAGGCCGCCGCCGCGCTTTTCCGCATCGCGGCGGCGCGCATGCTCGATCAGGATCCGACGCATGGCCTCGGCGGCCGCGCCGAAGAAGTGACGACGGTTCTGCCACTCGCCCTGGTTGCCGGCCAGCCGGAGATAGGCCTCGTTGACGAGCGCTGTCGCCTGCAGCGTGTGCCCCGAGCGCTCGCGTCGCATCTGGGATTCGGCCAGCTTCCTGAGCTCGTGGTAGACCTCTTCGAGCAGCCTGGATTGCGCCCTGGCATCCCCACTGGATGCCTCGGCCAGCAATTGCGTCAGATCACCGTCGGCCATGTGCCCCCCTTGCGCATGCGCCTGGCATTTCCTGCCCGGTCCGGATTGGGGTTCCGCGATTTTCGGCGACCCGCCATGAGCCCCCAGGCCGCCAGACTTCGCATGAACCAGTAACAATAGTAGTCCGGAACGAGCCAAGCGTGAACACAGACCCTCCCAAGCTGCCGGGCGTGCAGCCGTTGCATCCTGCGCGCGCTGATTTCGAGGCCATGCGCTTGCCGCCTGGCGCGCTGGATCATCGCGGCCTCCTGGTGCTCGGTGTGCAGTACCTGCTCGAGTATCCGGAACCGGTCGCGATCGACCGGCTGCTGACTGCCCTGATGCGCTACCAGGCCAATCTGGCCGATCTGCCTGGGCGTGCTCGCTATCATGAAACCAGGACGCTTTTCTGGTTGCGCATCACCCGCGGCTGTGTGGCCGAGGTGGAGCGACGGCTGGGTACCCGGGTACCGGCGGAGGTCGCCACCTGCGTGCTGGAACGCTGGGGCGACCGCGCCGACTACATCGAGGAATTTTACTCGCCCCGCTGCCTGCGGCAGTGGCAGGCGGTCTATGGCTGGGTCGAGCCGGACCGGGCGCCCTTGCCAGCGGCGGATCAACAGCCGTAATCCTGCCCCGTGATTGTCCCGCCAGCAGGGATTTCCTAGCATGGGCGCTCTAGCTCATCGAGAAGGGTCCATGGTGAATCATTTGAAAACGTTCTTGTCGGCATGGCTGCTGGCCGGCCTGCTGGCATTCTTCCTGCCTGCCACCGCAGGAGCATCCGCGCTGGTCGACGGTCCTTATGTTTTCAAGGACGAGGCCGGCTACACCATCAAGTGGGTCTGCAACGGCGAGCCGCAACAGCTTGCCGGGCTACCGCATGCGGACCTCGCGGCCTGGCGTGCCTGCGGCCTGCAACTGCCGGCCATCCGCCGGGAGCACCCGCCAGCCGACCATGACATCCAGGGCGTGCAGCGCTTTGCCGCGCTCAGCGACATCCATGGCCAGTTTCACCTGTTCAAACGCCTGCTGAGGAGCAATGGCGTCATTGACGCCGAGAATCGCTGGGCCTTTGGCGACGGCCAGCTGCTGATTGCCGGTGATGTCATGGATCGCGGTCCTGCCGTGACCGAGGCGCTCTGGTTCCTCTACGACCTGGCGCGGCAGGCGTCTGCCGCCGGTGGTGGCGTGCAGCTGGTACTCGGCAATCATGAAGTCATGGTCATGCGGGATGATCGCCGTTACCTGCATGACTCTTATATAAGGGTCGAGCAGCTGCTGGGCGAGACGATGACCGAGCTGTATGCGCCAGGCAGCGTGCTGGGCGACTGGCTGCGCTCGCGGCCGATCATGATGCGCGTGAACGACAACCTGCTGATGCATGCCGGCGTGCCGCCTGGCGTGGCCGAGGCGGGCATTGCCCTGCCAGACATCAACACGGCCATGCGCCAGTTGTTGCTTGCCGGCAGTGGTGGTGACGCCCGCATGGCGGATGACTGGCTGGACGGCGGTGGCGGACCGGTGTGGTACCGCGGCCATGCCGGGAAGGACGGCATCAGCGAGGCCGAGCTTGATGCCCAACTGGCCCATTTCGGGGTGAAGCGCCTGATCGGTGGCCACAATTCCTTCGACCGGATCTCGGTCTATTTCGGTGGTCGGGTCCTGCAGGTCGATTCCAGCATCAAGCTGGGCGGGGAGCGGGGTGAACTGCTGCTCTGGGACGAGGAAAAGGGCTTCCGTCGCGCCGGGCTGGATGGTGTGGAGAGGCCGCTGTGATAGAATCGCCACCCTCAAGGCGCCCGTAGCTCAGCTGGATAGAGTGCTGCCCTCCGAAGGCAGAGGTCACAGGTTCGACTCCTGTCGGGCGCGCCAAAATCTCGAGCCCCGCATGTTGCGGGGCTTTTCTTTGCCTCCAAGCAGGAGTCGAACCTGTGTTGTCCTCCAGGAGCGACTCCCGCGCCTTCAACCAGCAATGCTTATTGGCTGCAACTCTCGCTGGTGATGGTGAACTCGGGCAGCGTGCCTCCGCCCTCGATCAGGTACTGGTAATGGATGCGGATGCCTTCATCCATGAGGAATCGGTATTCGCTGATATTGCAAAGGCGCTTGGTGATCTGGACACGCATCACTTCACCCAGCTCTGCAGGGCTCAGGTCCGCAACGGCCACGGCGTCGATCTGGTTGATGATGGTGAAGGTCTTCCCGCTGGCCTCGGCGCCGGTAATCTGGGTCATTTCGTCGAGACGCAGGGGCGCGTTGGACCGGTAGTTGAAGGCCAGCGCTTCGATACGCTCTTCGGGTGACAGGTCGGCCTGGGGATTCAGTGCTTCTGCCGCTTGCACCTTCGGCCGCTCACCGCCCAGCTTTTCCAGGTACTCGAGGCAGTCAGCCGCAGTGACGCTGACTTCGAACAGCGGTGTGCCATCCGGCGTCCAGACGTTGGTGCGAATCATCTGGCCATTTTCGCGCATGTTGGCATACACGTCTTCAAAGCAGAACGTGCTGCGCATGTTGGCTTCGACGCCAGCTCGATAATCGCCGGCATGGATGGGTTTGACCCCCCGCATCTCGCTGGTAAAGGAGATGCCGTCGTCGATTCGCGCCACACCGACCACTGTAGTGATGCTGTCGACCGCGACCGGCAGGCTTTGCCGGATATCCGCAACCAGCTCGTCGGCGGTGACCGAGCCAGATCTGTCAAAAAGCGCGCCGTTTCCGAAACTCCCGTTGCGCCACACCAGTACCGACACGATCGTCACGACAACGATCACAGCCAGCAGCTGGCCCCATTCCGGTTTTTCGTTTGCCACGACCACTCCCCGCACTGTCCTGCGAGCAGTTTGCCAGCTCTGTCGGAAACCGCAATCGTGCTTCGTTCGAAGCGATACGGGATCGCCTGCCGCACCGCGACGAGCTGGCGAGGATGCGCGGGATTGCGGTGAGACAGGCATGCCCGTTGCTGCTGGCGCCTTCGCCGCAAGGTTGATACAGGTCAAATAGTAAAATGTGAATCAGCGCTTATACTGAACAGGTAGTGGAAACACATGCTTGCTGTGGCGGCCTACCCTTCTATGTCGACCATCAGCTTCGATGGACATGCCGTGGCCTGGCTGCCCGGCTCCGGGGGAGAACAAGGGAATGAGCGAGCAAGCACGGTTGCTGGAAAAGCGGCCTACAGGGATTGCCGGACTTGACGCGTTGACCGAAGGCGGCCTGCCCGTCGGACAAGCCACCCTGCTGTGCGGTGGCCCGGGCGCTGGCAAGACCGTCCTGTGCCTGCAGACGATTGCCAATGCCATCGAATCCGGAGCCGGGGGTGGCGTGTTCGTCACCTTCGAGGAGACGCCTGCGCAGATCCGCCGTGATGCCAAATCGTTCGCCTGGGGTGACGCCCTCATGGACAGTGAAAAGTTCAGGCTGATCGATGCGCGCGAGCAGGCAAGCGTGCCGGTTTCCGGGGACTTCGACCTGTCACCCATGCTGGCCTACCTCGGCCAGCTTGCCGAGGAGTGCAAGGCGGCGTGGGTAGTGATCGACGGTATCGATCAGTTGATCCGGCTGATCGACAATCCGCGCCAGGCATCGATCCAGTTGCGAAAGATCAACGAGTGGTGCGAGGGCGTCGATTTCGGCCTCATCATGTCAGCCAAGGCCAGCGATGACATGGGCGGCGTGCGCGACCTGGATGGCGTCGAGTACATGCTCCCGACCGTGATCAACCTGCGTACCGAGATGAGAAGCAAGACCTTTGCCCGTTTCTGTCGCATCGCCAAGTACCGGGGTACCAGCCACAGTTCGCAGCTCGCTCATGTCCTCATCGACGATTCCGGCATTCGTTTGCCCTTCCAGGAGTCGCGAACTATCGAACGGACATTCGAGGCCAATCGCGAGAAGATCAGTGTCGGTGTCGAGGCGCTGGATGAATACATGGGTGGAGGTCTCTACAAGGGGTCGGTCACGCTTATCTCCGGACGGCCAGGAACAGCGAAAAGTACCTTGGCCAGCGCGTTCGTGAAAGCAGCAACCGATCTTGGCGAGCGGGCCCTGTTCATCAGCTTTGACGAGGATCATTATTCCCTGGTCCGTAACCTGAAATCTGTCGGGATAGACCTCGATTTGCCAAAGGAAAAAGGCCTGATCGAGTTTCTTGGTCTCAGCTCCTGGGCGAATACCGCGATGGTACATTTCGTGAGCATGATGGAGAGTCTCCGGCGTTACCAGCCTTCGGTGCTGGTCATCGATTCGCTCTCGGCACTCCGTTACAACGACGATCATATCGATCCGCGCGACGTCATCGAGCATATCCTGGATCATGCCAGCCGCAACGGTATCACCAGCATTGTCACCTCGCTCAGTGCCGGGGGCATGTTCAACGATGAGGCTTCCCTGAGTCATGTCTCGACAGTAGCGGACAACTGGCTGGTGCTGGACTACAACGTGCGTGCCGGCGAACGTAATCGCTCGATTTCGATTGTGAAATCCCGCGGTGTCAAGCATTCCAACCAGCAGCGGGAACTTATCCTGGGTGAAGACGGCATCCGCCTTGCCGACGTCTACGAATACGGCACGGAGGTGTTGATGGGTACGGCTCGTGCTGCGCACCAGCTGGAAGCGAAACGCATCGCTGGCCGGCAGGAGAACGAGCATCGCAAGACTGTCGAAGAGCTCAAGCGGCGCATGGAACAGACCTCGCACGAGCTGGAAAGATTGCAGATGGAAATCGATGCCGAACAAACAAGATTCTCGGAGGAGCAGGCCAGCTCGCTGAGAGAGCTCGAGACCATTCGCAAGGTACGCCGCAACTTGCATGACCAGGAGTCCTGACGGCATGTCCACATCGACGAATCAGCTGGAACAGAACCCCCAGACGTCGCGGCGGATCATCTTGTTCCTGTCCGGACATTCGCCGCATTCCAACCGGGCCAGGGAAAACCTGAGGCGCATGCTTGAGAAACTCGAGCTGCTGGATGTGCCGATCAAGACGATCGACATGCAGGCATCACCCCATGCGGCGACCGGTTATGCCGTGTTTGCCGCTCCGGCCATCATGAAAATTTCGCCGCGCGGTTCGGACATGCTTTACGGTGACCTTTCCAATACCGAAATCCTGGAAAGCTTCCTGCTGGACCTGGCCGAGATCTGACGCCCCGGGCTGGCAAGCTGCTACGCAGTCAATTACCCCTTCTCTCGATAGCCGATGACTGGCCCGGCTGTTGCCGTGGCACGACCTTGCTTGGCCGCGTAGAGCGCCCGGTCTGCATTGATAAGCAGGCTTCGCAGGTCACGGTCGCCCGGCTCCAACGATGCGATGCCGCTGCTCAGCGATATGTCTGCAAGGCCACTCGTGCGGTGCACGCGCCCGGCAATATCCGCTACCAGGCATTGCAGTCTTTGCTCGAAGCCTGCCCGGTCGCTCGACGCCAGCAACACGGCAAATTCATCGCCCCCCATGCGGGCCAGGCAGCAGGCGTCCGGGAACACCGACGCCATGCTGGCCGCAATGCACCTGATGACCTCGTCACCGGCATCATGCCCGAAGGCATCGTTGATCTGCTTGAAGCGATCCGCGTCCAGGAAGGCCAGCAGCAATGCCTCTCCGGCGCGTTCTTCCAGTCGGATCTGGAAGGCACGCCGGTTGTACAGGCCCGATAAGGGGTCGGTCATTGCCTGCCTTTCCAGCTGGCTTTCCATGCGCTTCCGCTGGGTCACTTCGCGTACGATCGCGAACGCCCATCGCTCGCCGTTCATGTTGATGTCGTTGATGCTGAGTTCGACCCAGATCTCGTGCCCGTCCTTGTGCAGCGCCTCGATTTCGACGCGCTTTCCCAGGACATTGCCGCGGCCTGTTCGACGGTAGGTCTGCTGTGCCGCGTTGGCCCGCTCGCGGTAACGAGCGGGCGTGATCAGGGAATGCATGTCCTTGTCCAGCACTTCGTCGGCGGTAAAGCCGAATGTCTGCTCGGCGGCAGGACTCCAGTAGCTGATGCGCCGCTGTTCGTCGGCAATGATGATGGCGTCATAGGAGCGTTCGACGATCTTTTCGAACATTTCCAGGCGACGGCGGCTGTCGGGTTTCATGTGCAAGACCTGTGGCTGACCAGGACCTCAACAGGGTCCTCTTCAGCAGCATGCGTAAAAATGCACACATTTGGTTGACTCGGGGGTCACAAGAGCGGGCTTTCAGCGCAAATCAGCGACATTTTGGGAGGTTCCTTAGGCGCAAAAAAAGCCCCGCACGGCGGCGGGGCTTTCCTTGACGGTGGCGGGCCGGTCTAGTCGGTGCTCAGCGTCTTCAGGTTGTCGCTGGAAGAGCGGTCGATCAGGCGCACGTACGGATCGACGCCTGCCGATGCCGGCCGCTTGTCCACCGTGATGCTCAGCGTGTTGGTGCCGCTGACCAGCTGATGGCGTTCCAGGTAGATGGGCTCGGCAGCCTTGCCAGGCTCTTCCGGCTCTTCGCCGAACAGGCCGATCTCGATGGCCATGTCCAGAGGCACCTCGGTTTCCTCGCCTTCGCCATTGGCATCGAACTTGGCCGCCTCGATCTCGAGCTCGACCGACCAGCGACCATTGTCGGTCTCGGCCAGGCTGGCTTCCTCCAGTTTCAGGTCCCAGATCGTGATGCGGTTGATCAGGTCATCGATAAAGCCATGCTCGGATTCCGGCGCTTCGGCCTTCAGCGCAGCCAGCAGCACCTGCGATGTCGGCCACTCGGGACCCCGGAACTTCCATTCGTCCACGATATTGCGCAGGGCCTGGTTCACGACCTCTTCGCCAAGGTATTCGCGCAGTGCGTACATCACCACCGATCCCTTGCGATAGTGGATGTAGGCCTGGTTCTCGTTGGTAATCAGAGGGTTCTCCTCGATCACTTCGCCGCCGCGGCCTTGCAGGTAGGTGTCGAGTTCGTACTTCAGGAATCGACGCATCTGCGTGCGGCCGTATTCCTTCTCCAGCACCATCAATGCCGAGTACTGTGACAGCGTTTCGCTCAGCATGGTCGCACCCTTGACGTCGGCACCCATCACCTGGTGTGCCCACCACTGGTGTGCCATCTCGTGCGCAGTCACGTAATAGACATAGTCGATGTCGTCCGGATCGCTCAAGTCCGCCGTAAAGCCGATCGATTCCGAGAACGGGATCGTGTTGGGGAAGGCCTGCGCAAAGGCAGCGTAACGAGGAAACTCGATGATGCGTGCCTGCTTGTGCTGGTATTCGCCGAAGTGCTCGCTGAAATATGCCAGCGAATCCTTCACGCCTTCGACCATCCGATCCAGGTTGTAGTCATGAGCCGGGTGGTAATAGATCTCGATGGCAACATCGTTCCAGCTGTCCTTGTGGACGGCGTAGCGCCCGGACTGGAAGGCATAGAACGACATCATCGGTGAATCCATCTTGTAGTGGAAATAGCGACGGTCGTTCTCGATCCATTCCTTCTGCAGGTAGCCCGGCGCAATTGCGATCTGGTCCGGACTGGTGCTGACCACGGCTTCGAAAGTCGTCCAGTCACCCGGCAGGTAGTTCTGGGCCAGGCCAACCGGGTCGTCTTGCGGTCGCATGCGATCGATAGGTTCGAGATCGTGCTCGCGACGCTTGGAGCGATCGGTCAGGCGACGGCCATCGGCAAAGCCGATGTTCGGCAGCACTTCGAAGTTGTTGAAGAAGGTGCCGTTTTCAATGACCTGCTTGAGATTGCCGGCGTTGGCAAAGCCACGAGGTGTCTGCGAGGTGCGCACCGTCATCCTGACCGACTCGCCAGGCTGAACGGCCTCGGCAAAGCGATAGATGCGATAGCCAAGGCGCTCGTCATCAAGCTCCAGTTCCGCACCCTCGATGTCGAGTGCATCGATGTCTATGTCGTCCGGAATGGACAGGTGCAGGTAATCGATGGCGAAATCGCGCCGGTTCTGCAGGGTGATGTTCGCCAGCAACTCGAAGCGTCGCTCCTCGGGGTAGATGTCGACCTCTGCATACACATCGGCTGTCGACAGCTGCAACAGGTCGCGATACTCCCCATAGGTCTTTTCGTAATCCGCCTGCAACTGCTCGCGTTCATCGCTGATGGTGTACTCGTTCAACACGTTGGTGTTGTAGAAGATGAACGACCCCAGGCCGGCAAAGGCGACCAGCAGGGTTGCCAGTGCGGCGCCCGCAGGACCCAGCAGCTTGCGTCGCGCGGTGGCGAGCCGACCCTTCCAGTTGCTGCCAGTGCCACGCTGCCACAGCAAGTGACCGAGCAGTACCAGGATGCCGGCGAACACGGTCCAGTAAGCCATGAACCAGAACTTCGGCACCAGGAAATGACCGTATCCGTTGATGTCGGAATAGGGCGTGCCCGGCGCGCTGGCGTACTGGTAAAGGTTGTGCTCGAAGCCCATGGACGACATCACGCCGGAGACCGCAATGTAGGCAACCAGCAGCAACATGCCGGTCCATTTGCCGTTGCTCACGACCTGCAGGAAGATTGCCAGCACCGCCGTCAGGTAGAAGCTCCAGCCGTCGACCAGCAGTATTTCGGTGAGATAGACGGACAGCTCGTAGTTGTTGTAGCCATGAATCGTCTGCATCACCAGGCCGCAGATGATGGCGACCGTCAGCAGGCTGACCAGCACGAAAATCAAGGCCAGCAGCTTGCTGACGAACAGCACGCCATTCGGTACCGGCGTGGCCTCGATGATTTCGCTGATCCGTGTCTGGCGCTCCCGCCAGACAATTTCGCCAGCGTAGTAAACGACGATGATCACCAAGGTGAACAGGAACGAGCCCTGGATGGCCAGCACAGCAAGGCCTGTCGTCAGGTAGTTATCCGTGCCATACATGTCCGGCATGCTGGACATGCGTCCCAGCACGTTGAACAGGCCAACAATCAGGATCACGAAGAACGGCGCCGACTTGGCAACGGCCTTCACCTCGAAGCTGGTCCGCATCACGAACTGTTGCCAGGTCGTGGCGAAATCGAAGCGCTGGGTGACGTTGGGAATGTGGCGTGGTGCCGCTTCCTCATTCTCATCCGCGGCCTTCTTTTTCGCTTTCGCCGGCTTCTGCTTGTCCTCGGTGCGGAAGCGGAAGGTGGCATAGCTCAGGCCCAGGAACAGCAGCGACACGCCCATCCAGGTCAGGCGATTCGCCAGGAACAGGCCTTCCAGTGCCGGCAGTTCGACGTTGCGCTCGAACACGGTCCAGTAGCGAGTGGCTTCGCCCACCGCGCCCAGCGCAAAGGGATCGAGCATCGCAGCAAGCGTCATGCTCTCGGGATCGGACAACAGGTTCTGGGTGATGACGAACAGCACGAGGAACACCACCACCGTGATGTAGGTGCCCATCAGGCTGCGAGTGATGTTCGCCACACTGAAGAACGCAGCCGAGCAGAACAGCATGGTCGGCAACACAAGGCAGAACAGCGTCCAGGCGTAGGCGCCAGGTTTCAGGGCACCGATGCGCTCCGGATCCAGCCACGGCATCATCGCGCCGAAGAAAATCCCCGACATGCAGACCGCCATGACCAGCATGACCATGGTGAAGGCGCCGAAGAAACGCCCGAACACGTAGTCGAACTTGTTCAGCCGGGTAGAAAACAGCAGGCCGTCGATACCCACTTCCTTGTCACGCAACACGGCATTGCCGCAGAAGGCGGTTGCGACGAACATGCCGAAAACGCTCAACACGAGCATGGTCTGGAAGATCACGAAAGTGGCATTGATGTCGAGGTTGGAGGTGCTGCCGCCGATCTGTACGTCGGAATTGGCAGTGCCCATGAAGGCGAGCAGGAAAAAGATCGCTGCAGTCACCCAGAAAGTCGGCTGGCGCATCTGGAAGCGCAGCTCGAACAGGTAGACGCTCAGGAACATGATGGTTCTCCTTGTTGGCCGGCCGCTCAGGCGTGGCGGGCTTCGCGAGGCAGGTTGGAGAAGTACACGTCTTCGAGATCCGGCTCGATGTTCTCGAACCCGTCACCCGGCTGGCTGTCAGCCAGCACGTGAATGACCTGCTGGCCGCTGACCAGGCGAGTCGAGATGACATCATGCTGCTGCTGGTAGGTCGGCAGTTCCGAGCGTTCGATGAAACGCTTCCAGATACGGCCTTCCAGCGAGGAGATCAGTTCCAGCGGCTTGCCGCGGAGTCGCACGGTGCCGGAGGCGAGGATGGCCATGTCGTCGCAGAGTTCGGTGACATCTTCGACAATGTGAGTCGAAAGAATCACCACCACGTCCTGGCCGATTTCCACCAGCAGGTTGTGAAAGCGATTGCGTTCGGCAGGGTCGAGGCCGGCCGTCGGCTCGTCCACGATCACCAGCTTGGGGTTGCCGAGCAGCGCTTGGGCGATGCCGAAGCGCTGCCGCATGCCGCCGGAAAAACCGCCGATGTGTTTCTTGCGTACGTCGTAGAGGTTGGTCTGGTGCAGCAACGCGCCAACCAGCTCCTTGCGTTCCTTGCGATTGGCAATGCCTTTCAGCACGGCCATGTGATCGAGCAGGTCTTCGGCCGAAATGCGGGGATAGACGCCGAAATCCTGCGGCAGGTAACCAAGCTGCTTGCGCAGCGCGTCCTTGTCGGTGGTAACGTCCACGCCATCGAAGGTGATGCTGCCGGAATCGACGTCCTGCAGGGTCGCGATGCTGCGCATCAGGGTGGACTTGCCGGCGCCGTTCGGGCCCAGCAGGCCGAACATGCCCCGGGAAATGTCCAGGCTGACGTCGTTCAGTGCCATGACGCCGTTGGCATAGGTCTTCTTCAGGTTTTTCAAGCTCAGCATCGGTCTCTCCCCGCTGTTCATCTTTTTTATTCAAACCCTGGATGCGGCTGCTGCATCCCAGAGTGTTGGTGTTATATGTATGTATAACACTGGGTATCCGGGCATTGCAACAGCGAATTGGATGCGCCCCTGGGAATGGGTTAACTGATTGATATTGTTGATTAAAGCGTGACTGCACCCCTTTCCGGCGGTCACGCTGGAATTTTGCTTGGAGTCACTTCAGCGGAAAAAGTGCCCGGGAAATCGGGAAA comes from Gammaproteobacteria bacterium and encodes:
- a CDS encoding sigma-70 family RNA polymerase sigma factor, which encodes MADGDLTQLLAEASSGDARAQSRLLEEVYHELRKLAESQMRRERSGHTLQATALVNEAYLRLAGNQGEWQNRRHFFGAAAEAMRRILIEHARRRDAEKRGGGLERVTLEGLEIPGGQDSINLLELDEALNALAEQNPRLRETVMLRYFTGLSIEETAEVLDISPASVKRDWTYARAWLFEYMANE
- a CDS encoding metallophosphoesterase: MKTFLSAWLLAGLLAFFLPATAGASALVDGPYVFKDEAGYTIKWVCNGEPQQLAGLPHADLAAWRACGLQLPAIRREHPPADHDIQGVQRFAALSDIHGQFHLFKRLLRSNGVIDAENRWAFGDGQLLIAGDVMDRGPAVTEALWFLYDLARQASAAGGGVQLVLGNHEVMVMRDDRRYLHDSYIRVEQLLGETMTELYAPGSVLGDWLRSRPIMMRVNDNLLMHAGVPPGVAEAGIALPDINTAMRQLLLAGSGGDARMADDWLDGGGGPVWYRGHAGKDGISEAELDAQLAHFGVKRLIGGHNSFDRISVYFGGRVLQVDSSIKLGGERGELLLWDEEKGFRRAGLDGVERPL
- a CDS encoding ATPase domain-containing protein, whose product is MSEQARLLEKRPTGIAGLDALTEGGLPVGQATLLCGGPGAGKTVLCLQTIANAIESGAGGGVFVTFEETPAQIRRDAKSFAWGDALMDSEKFRLIDAREQASVPVSGDFDLSPMLAYLGQLAEECKAAWVVIDGIDQLIRLIDNPRQASIQLRKINEWCEGVDFGLIMSAKASDDMGGVRDLDGVEYMLPTVINLRTEMRSKTFARFCRIAKYRGTSHSSQLAHVLIDDSGIRLPFQESRTIERTFEANREKISVGVEALDEYMGGGLYKGSVTLISGRPGTAKSTLASAFVKAATDLGERALFISFDEDHYSLVRNLKSVGIDLDLPKEKGLIEFLGLSSWANTAMVHFVSMMESLRRYQPSVLVIDSLSALRYNDDHIDPRDVIEHILDHASRNGITSIVTSLSAGGMFNDEASLSHVSTVADNWLVLDYNVRAGERNRSISIVKSRGVKHSNQQRELILGEDGIRLADVYEYGTEVLMGTARAAHQLEAKRIAGRQENEHRKTVEELKRRMEQTSHELERLQMEIDAEQTRFSEEQASSLRELETIRKVRRNLHDQES
- a CDS encoding circadian clock KaiB family protein, with the protein product MSTSTNQLEQNPQTSRRIILFLSGHSPHSNRARENLRRMLEKLELLDVPIKTIDMQASPHAATGYAVFAAPAIMKISPRGSDMLYGDLSNTEILESFLLDLAEI
- a CDS encoding diguanylate cyclase: MKPDSRRRLEMFEKIVERSYDAIIIADEQRRISYWSPAAEQTFGFTADEVLDKDMHSLITPARYRERANAAQQTYRRTGRGNVLGKRVEIEALHKDGHEIWVELSINDINMNGERWAFAIVREVTQRKRMESQLERQAMTDPLSGLYNRRAFQIRLEERAGEALLLAFLDADRFKQINDAFGHDAGDEVIRCIAASMASVFPDACCLARMGGDEFAVLLASSDRAGFEQRLQCLVADIAGRVHRTSGLADISLSSGIASLEPGDRDLRSLLINADRALYAAKQGRATATAGPVIGYREKG
- a CDS encoding M1 family aminopeptidase, with amino-acid sequence MFLSVYLFELRFQMRQPTFWVTAAIFFLLAFMGTANSDVQIGGSTSNLDINATFVIFQTMLVLSVFGMFVATAFCGNAVLRDKEVGIDGLLFSTRLNKFDYVFGRFFGAFTMVMLVMAVCMSGIFFGAMMPWLDPERIGALKPGAYAWTLFCLVLPTMLFCSAAFFSVANITRSLMGTYITVVVFLVLFVITQNLLSDPESMTLAAMLDPFALGAVGEATRYWTVFERNVELPALEGLFLANRLTWMGVSLLFLGLSYATFRFRTEDKQKPAKAKKKAADENEEAAPRHIPNVTQRFDFATTWQQFVMRTSFEVKAVAKSAPFFVILIVGLFNVLGRMSSMPDMYGTDNYLTTGLAVLAIQGSFLFTLVIIVVYYAGEIVWRERQTRISEIIEATPVPNGVLFVSKLLALIFVLVSLLTVAIICGLVMQTIHGYNNYELSVYLTEILLVDGWSFYLTAVLAIFLQVVSNGKWTGMLLLVAYIAVSGVMSSMGFEHNLYQYASAPGTPYSDINGYGHFLVPKFWFMAYWTVFAGILVLLGHLLWQRGTGSNWKGRLATARRKLLGPAGAALATLLVAFAGLGSFIFYNTNVLNEYTISDEREQLQADYEKTYGEYRDLLQLSTADVYAEVDIYPEERRFELLANITLQNRRDFAIDYLHLSIPDDIDIDALDIEGAELELDDERLGYRIYRFAEAVQPGESVRMTVRTSQTPRGFANAGNLKQVIENGTFFNNFEVLPNIGFADGRRLTDRSKRREHDLEPIDRMRPQDDPVGLAQNYLPGDWTTFEAVVSTSPDQIAIAPGYLQKEWIENDRRYFHYKMDSPMMSFYAFQSGRYAVHKDSWNDVAIEIYYHPAHDYNLDRMVEGVKDSLAYFSEHFGEYQHKQARIIEFPRYAAFAQAFPNTIPFSESIGFTADLSDPDDIDYVYYVTAHEMAHQWWAHQVMGADVKGATMLSETLSQYSALMVLEKEYGRTQMRRFLKYELDTYLQGRGGEVIEENPLITNENQAYIHYRKGSVVMYALREYLGEEVVNQALRNIVDEWKFRGPEWPTSQVLLAALKAEAPESEHGFIDDLINRITIWDLKLEEASLAETDNGRWSVELEIEAAKFDANGEGEETEVPLDMAIEIGLFGEEPEEPGKAAEPIYLERHQLVSGTNTLSITVDKRPASAGVDPYVRLIDRSSSDNLKTLSTD
- a CDS encoding ABC transporter ATP-binding protein yields the protein MLSLKNLKKTYANGVMALNDVSLDISRGMFGLLGPNGAGKSTLMRSIATLQDVDSGSITFDGVDVTTDKDALRKQLGYLPQDFGVYPRISAEDLLDHMAVLKGIANRKERKELVGALLHQTNLYDVRKKHIGGFSGGMRQRFGIAQALLGNPKLVIVDEPTAGLDPAERNRFHNLLVEIGQDVVVILSTHIVEDVTELCDDMAILASGTVRLRGKPLELISSLEGRIWKRFIERSELPTYQQQHDVISTRLVSGQQVIHVLADSQPGDGFENIEPDLEDVYFSNLPREARHA